From one Vitis riparia cultivar Riparia Gloire de Montpellier isolate 1030 unplaced genomic scaffold, EGFV_Vit.rip_1.0 scaffold478_pilon_pilon, whole genome shotgun sequence genomic stretch:
- the LOC117909943 gene encoding disease resistance protein RPV1-like produces the protein MASTSNPKRPSSSSSSSSSSNSKWRYDVFLSFRGEDTRNNFTSHLYKALDHANIETFIDDEGLPRGEEIAPELLKAIEGSRIALIVFSKTYAHSKWCLDELVKIMECEKEKGQKVFPIFYHVEPSEVRNQIGIYGEAFNNHEKNADEEKKKKKIEEWRTALRKAGNLSGFHLKDDRSEAEFIEDIIGEIRRLIPKLVHVGENMVGMDENLKVVKSLIDPQSNKVSMVGIYGIGGIGKTTIAKVVYNDMLVQFKRHSFLANVREKSKDDDGLLQLQKNLLCDILMEKDTKLSDIGKGIEKIKSECCFEKVLIVLDDVDCPRQLEFLAPNSECLHRGSIIIVTTRNKRCLDVYESYSSYEAKGLAHEQAKELFCWKAFKQDHPIENFVDLSNHILDYAKGLPLALVVLGSFLSKRNEGFWKSTLNQLKTNPLEDIQKVLQISYDGLDDKCKKLFLDIACFFKDEDEKIVTRILEGCKFHPTTGLTVLHERCLISITYGTIRMHDLLQEMGWEIVRKIDPERPGKWSRLWELQDVESVFAQNKGTKHIEGIFIKSDWSTNKRIQLNAEAFQKMNRLRLLKFKGNMVQLSQDFELPSHDLVYFHWEFYPLGSLPSNFHVDNLVQLNLWYSKIKHLWEGNMPTKKLKVIDLSHSDHLVDISSISSMPNLETLELTGCERLESLPRNLHKLECLQTLSCNGCSNLKSFPEIKEEMRSLRKLNLSHTGITELPSSIGNLNGLEDLDLGYCRNLLSLPDSIYSLSSLRTLDLVECSELVGFPDINIGSLKALEYLDLSWCENLESLPNSIGGLSSLQTLLLKRCSKLKGFPDINIGSLKALESLDFSCCRNLESLPVSIYNLSSLKSLKVTNCPKLKEMLEMKLGIDPSPWLFSPVTCHISNSKIIWDDGFSSLEALNPQCLLSSLVELSVRKFYGMEKDILSGSFHLSSLQILSLGNFPSMAEGILDKIFHLSSLVKLSLTKCKLKEEGIPSDIRNLSPLQQLSLRDCNLMEGKILNHICHLTSLEELYLGWNHFSSIPAGISRLSNLKALDLSHCKNLQQIPELPSSLRFLDAHCSDGISSSPSLLPIHSMVNCFKSEIEDGYVFNRYSSFLGNGIGIVIPRSSGILEWITNRNMGRNEVTIELPPNWYENGDLWGFALCCVYVAPAYESQYESGHISEEDSELEDEEPEFECDLIIEGNNQSEYLGFFCLASRCFKYDVSMQWVICYPKLAIEESYHTNQWTHIEASFYGAQVEECGIRLVYREDYEQKHPTMAQRSTSHGKFGDHGLVREAYYS, from the exons ATGGCTTCCACTAGCAATCCCAAgagaccctcttcttcttcttcttcttcttcttcttctaattcTAAATGGAGGTACGATGTGTTCTTGAGTTTCAGAGGCGAGGATACCCGCAATAACTTTACTAGTCATCTCTACAAGGCTTTGGATCATGCCAACATTGAAACCTTTATAGATGATGAAGGACTTCCAAGGGGAGAAGAGATTGCGCCCGAGCTCCTAAAAGCTATTGAAGGATCAAGGATCGCCCTTATTGTCTTCTCGAAAACCTATGCTCATTCCAAGTGGTGCTTGGATGAACTCGTCAAGATCATGGAGTGCGAGAAAGAAAAGGGACAAAaggtttttcctattttctatcATGTAGAGCCGTCTGAAGTCAGGAACCAGATTGGGATTTATGGAGAAGCATTTAACAATCACGAGAAAAATGCGGacgaggagaagaagaagaagaagatagaggAGTGGAGGACTGCCTTACGGAAAGCCGGTAATTTGAGTGGATTTCATCTGAAGGATGATAG ATCTGAGGCAGAGTTTATTGAAGATATCATTGGTGAGATTAGAAGATTAATTCCTAAGTTGGTACATGTTGGTGAGAACATGGTTGGaatggatgaaaatttgaaagtagTGAAGTCATTGATAGATCCCCAATCAAATAAAGTGAGCATGGTTGGGATTTATGGGATTGGTGGGATTGGTAAAACTACCATCGCCAAGGTTGTTTACAATGATATGTTAGTTCAATTTAAACGTCACAGCTTTCTTGCAAATGTGAGAGAGAAATCTAAAGATGATGATGGTTTGCTTCAATTACAAAAAAACCTTCTTTGTGATATCCTAATGGAGAAAGATACGAAGTTAAGTGATATTGGTAAAGGAATCGAAAAGATAAAGAGTGAGTGTTGCTTTGAAAAGGTTCTTATTGTTCTTGATGATGTAGATTGTCCAAGACAATTAGAATTCTTAGCTCCTAATTCTGAATGTCTTCATCGAGGAAGCATAATCATTGTGACCACGAGAAATAAACGTTGCCTTGATGTATATGAGTCATATTCATCATATGAGGCTAAGGGATTGGCACACGAGCAAGCTAAGGAACTCTTTTGTTGGAAAGCCTTCAAGCAAGACCATCCCATAGAAAATTTTGTGGACCTGTCTAATCATATACTAGATTATGCTAAAGGCCTTCCATTGGCTCTTGTAGTTTTGGgttcttttctttcaaaaaggAATGAGGGTTTCTGGAAAAGCACACTGAATCAACTAAAAACAAACCCTCTCGAGGATATTCAAAAGGTACTCCAGATAAGTTATGATGGACTAGATGATAAATGCAAGAAGTTGTTTCTTGATATTGCATGCTTCTTCAAAGATGAGGATGAAAAAATTGTTACAAGAATACTAGAAGGTTGCAAATTCCATCCAACGACTGGACTAACGGTTCTTCATGAGAGGTGTCTTATTTCTATAACATACGGCACTATAAGGATGCATGACTTGTTACAAGAAATGGGTTGGGAAATTGTTCGCAAAATTGATCCAGAACGTCCAGGAAAATGGAGCAGATTATGGGAATTACAGGATGTTGAAAGTGTATTTGCACAAAATAAG GGGACAAAACACATTGAGGGGATATTCATAAAGTCTGATTGGTCTACTAATAAACGTATACAACTCAATGCTGAAGCTTTTCAGAAGATGAATCGACTTAGATTGCTCAAATTTAAAGGCAATATGGTGCAGCTTTCCCAAGACTTTGAATTGCCTTCTCATGATTTAGTATATTTTCATTGGGAGTTCTACCCTTTAGGATCTTTGCCATCAAATTTTCATGTAGACAATCTTGTTCAACTCAACCTCTGGTACAGCAAAATAAAACATCTTTGGGAAGGAAATATG CCTACTAAAAAGTTAAAAGTCATTGATCTTAGTCATTCCGACCATCTAGTTGATATTTCAAGCATCTCAAGTATGCCAAATTTAGAGACTCTAGAGCTAACAG GGTGCGAAAGGCTTGAGAGTCTTCCAAGGAACCTTCATAAGCTGGAATGCCTTCAAACACTCTCTTGTAATGGCTGTTCAAACTTAAAAAGTTTTCCGGagatcaaggaagaaatgagaagTCTAAGAAAGCTTAATTTAAGTCATACAGGTATAACGGAATTACCATCATCAATCGGGAATCTAAATGGGCTTGAAGACTTGGACTTAGGTTATTGCAGAAATCTTTTGAGTCTTCCAGACAGTATTTATAGTTTGAGCTCTCTTCGAACTCTCGATCTAGTTGAGTGTTCAGAACTCGTGGGCTTTCCAGATATCAATATTGGAAGTCTAAAAGCTCTTGAATATTTGGATTTGTCATGGTGTGAGAACCTTGAGAGTCTTCCGAACAGTATTGGTGGTTTGAGCTCTCTTCAAACTCTTTTATTGAAACGGTGTTCAAAACTGAAGGGCTTTCCAGATATCAATATTGGAAGTCTAAAAGCTCTTGAATCGTTAGATTTCTCATGTTGCAGAAACCTTGAGAGTCTTCCCGTGAGCATTTACAATTTGAGCTCTCTCAAAAGTTTGAAGGTTACAAATTGTCCAAAACTCAAGGAAATGTTAGAGATGAAACTAGGGATTGATCCAAGCCCCTGGCTATTTTCACCTGTAACCTGtcacatttcaaattcaaaaataatctGGGATGACGGCTTTTCCTCATTAGAAGCATTAAACCCACAGTGCCTCCTGTCATCACTGGTAGAATTATCTGTAAGAAAGTTTTATGGCATGGAAAAAGACATCCTCAGTGGCAGTTTCCACCTATCCTCATTGCAAATATTATCTCTAGGGAACTTCCCTAGCATGGCAGAAGGAATCCTCGATAAGATTTTCCATCTATCTTCATTGGTAAAATTATCTCTTACTAAATGCAAGCTAAAGGAAGAAGGAATCCCCAGTGATATTCGGAACCTATCTCCACTGCAACAATTATCTCTACGTGACTGCAATCTAATGGAAGGAAAGATCCTCAATCATATTTGCCATCTAACATCCTTGGAAGAATTATATCTGGGTTGGAACCATTTTAGTAGCATTCCTGCTGGCATCAGTCGACTTTCCAATCTAAAAGCCCTTGACTTGAGTCACTGCAAGAACCTTCAACAAATTCCGGAGCTTCCATCAAGTCTACGATTTTTAGATGCGCACTGTTCGGATGGTATTTCATCAAGCCCCTCGCTTCTACCTATTCATTCTATGGTCAATTGCTTCAAATCAGAAATTGAG GACGGCTATGTTTTTAATCGTTATTCTTCCTTCTTGGGCAATGGAATTGGTATTGTTATTCCTAGAAGTAGTGGAATTCTAGAGTGGATAACGAATCGGAATATGGGAAGGAATGAAGTAACAATAGAGCTCCCTCCGAATTGGTATGAAAATGGTGACTTGTGGGGATTTGCTTTATGCTGTGTTTATGTTGCACCTGCCTATGAATCTCAGTATGAATCAGGTCATATATCTGAGGAAGACAGTGAACTTGAAGATGAAGAACCAGAGTTCGAATGTGATTTGATAATCGAAGGAAATAATCAATCAGAATACTTGGGTTTTTTCTGTCTCGCTTCTCGCTGTTTTAAATATGATGTATCTATGCAGTGGGTGATATGTTATCCCAAGTTAGCTATTGAGGAAAGTTATCACACCAATCAATGGACACACATCGAGGCTTCATTTTATGGTGCCCAAGTGGAAGAGTGTGGAATCCGTCTTGTATACAGAGAAGATTATGAACAGAAGCATCCAACAATGGCACAACGCAGTACTTCTCATGGGAAGTTTGGTGACCATGGATTAGTAAGAGAAGCTTACTACTCTTAG